A single genomic interval of Danio aesculapii chromosome 5, fDanAes4.1, whole genome shotgun sequence harbors:
- the gatc gene encoding glutamyl-tRNA(Gln) amidotransferase subunit C, mitochondrial, with protein sequence MFCKCAADFLRALRPAPPRFGVLNLTALNASMSANRTSWSRWTHMRESSNAAWTPKVPQAPTWEPVAENQLPPATRVSPDLVDKLERLALVDFGSEEGVDCLEKAIRFADQLHVVNTDGVEPMDSVLEDRELYLRDDTVTEGECAEELLQLAKRTVEEYFLAPPGNIPLPKREERSAMLKDSEF encoded by the exons ATGTTTTGTAAATGTGCTGCGGACTTTTTAAGAGCGCTGCGGCCCGCGCCTCCTCGGTTTGGAGTTTTAAATCTGACCGCTCTAAACGCATCTATGTCGGCTAACAGAACGTCCTGGTCCCGCTGGACACATATGCGGGAATCAAGTAACGCCGCCTGGACACCCAAG GTTCCTCAAGCACCCACATGGGAGCCCGTAGCTGAAAATCAACTACCACCG GCAACAAGAGTTTCACCAGATTTAGTGGACAAGCTGGAGAGACTGGCGCTTGTTGATTTCGGCAGTGAGGAAGGAGTGGACTGTCTGGAGAAAGCCATCCGGTTTGCTGATCAGCTTCATGTCGTTAACACTGACGGTGTGGAACCAATGGATTCAGTTCTAGAGGACAG AGAGCTGTATCTGAGAGATGATACCGTAACTGAGGGTGAATGTGCCGAAGAGTTGCTCCAGCTGGCCAAACGCACAGTAGAGGAATACTTTCTGGCACCTCCAG gaAACATCCCACTCCCAAAAAGAGAAGAGAGATCTGCTATGCTTAAGGACTCCGAATTTTGA
- the LOC130228438 gene encoding uncharacterized protein LOC130228438 — protein sequence MKLTVKFMSGYETLEVSDDASVGELKQRIFQLVGVITYEQKLCVNHDKNNILKDDSRSLSSYGLNSGSEVILLIKQSFQVFVRNHSGQTKTYDVDANETVDQLREKVYRKERVPVDEQLLTCNSKQLQSGMKLQDYDIKAGSTIDLGLRLRGG from the coding sequence ATGAAACTGACAGTAAAGTTCATGAGTGGATATGAGACCCTGGAAGTGAGCGATGATGCCTCGGTTGGGGAACTCAAACAGCGCATTTTTCAGCTCGTCGGTGTGATTACGTACGAACAGAAGCTTTGTGTGAAtcatgataaaaataatattctTAAGGATGACTCCAGGAGCCTCAGCAGTTACGGGTTGAACTCTGGCTCGGAGGTGATCCTCCTCATTAAGCAATCTTTCCAGGTGTTCGTCAGGAACCACAGCGGCCAGACTAAAACCTATGATGTGGACGCCAACGAGACCGTCGATCAGCTACGGGAAAAAGTCTACCGCAAAGAGAGAGTCCCGGTGGATGAACAGCTGCTAACTTGTAACAGCAAACAACTCCAGTCTGGCATGAAGTTGCAGGACTATGACATCAAAGCAGGAAGCACCATTGACTTGGGTCTCCGTCTTCGGGGAGGATAA
- the LOC130228439 gene encoding uncharacterized protein LOC130228439, with protein MQLIVKLLSGEEKRLEVSGDATVGNLKQVISQYFKVPAFKQKLSAENGQRISLEDESRTLTSYGLNSGSVVMLLITTNPASFQVFVKNEKGQVKTYDVNANETVDQLQTKIYQKERVPKDQQRLIFNGRQLESGMKLQDYDITSLSTIHMTLRLRGG; from the coding sequence ATGCAGCTGATAGTAAAACTGCTTAGCGGTGAGGAGAAGCGCCTGGAAGTAAGCGGTGATGCTACCGTTGGAAATCTCAAACAGGTTATCTCTCAGTACTTCAAAGTACCCGCTTTTAAGCAGAAGCTGTCGGCCGAAAACGGTCAACGGATCAGCCTGGAGGATGAATCCCGGACCCTCACCAGCTACGGGCTGAACTCCGGCTCGGTGGTGATGCTCCTCATCACAACTAATCCCGCATCTTTCCAGGTGTTCGTCAAGAACGAAAAGGGACAGGTCAAAACTTATGATGTGAACGCCAACGAGACCGTCGATCAGCTCCAGACCAAGATCTACCAGAAAGAGAGAGTGCCGAAGGACCAGCAGAGACTGATTTTCAACGGTAGACAGCTCGAGTCTGGCATGAAGTTGCAGGACTATGACATCACATCATTGAGCACCATTCACATGACGCTCCGTCTACGAGGAGGATAA